In the Brachyhypopomus gauderio isolate BG-103 chromosome 4, BGAUD_0.2, whole genome shotgun sequence genome, one interval contains:
- the sik1 gene encoding serine/threonine-protein kinase SIK1: MVVMTESSTGSQFNAAQGRPLQVGFYEIIRTLGKGNFAVVKLARHKVTKTQVAIKIIDKTRLNSSNLEKIYREVQIMKLLNHPHIIKLYQVMETKDMLYIVTEYAKHGEMFDYLTSHGRMSEPDARRKFWQILTAVDYCHRHHIVHRDLKTENLLLDANMNIKLADFGFGNFYKSGEPLSTWCGSPPYAAPEVFEGKEYEGPQLDIWSLGVVLYVLVCGSLPFDGDSLPTLRQRVTEGRFRIPYFMSEDCENLIRKMLVVDPAKRISVAQIKQHRWMLADPTAPHHVLSHSLGDYNSNLGDYSEPVLGIMQTLGIDRQRTVESLQSSSYNHFSAIYYLLLERVKEHRNQQLSRQCGARTQRTRGLSDSSGPEVIMESSDCFRTAFPVSAPISPSLPSQMDCDQGGLFQRVVCPVEASLNGLLWNRSISPNSLLETTISEEVRPRDLEEEEGMLQVPHLPSTASRRHTLAEVSTRFHQCNPPCIVISPSDGASSDSCLKSSSNATPTLSAAAAGTLSTLLSSGMEPGATGPMEVPLALSSNRLLQNQSSLHAANFQEGRRSSDTSLTQGLKAFRQQLRKNTRTKGLLGLNKIKGLARQVCPPISCPRGSRGSLGPTLCPATGLQGRSMLEEVLHQQRLLQIQHQPQQQMALFLSQPHQLSSSPPSSGVFSQAVQFPMSSSQRPGQPLISVCQQAPVPLQHGLWQPQPLDISSSSSSSSSSSISTVASAAHLLEARLHISQQPHLQVQPQTQHPGLGIQTLTQGHFSLLPHQVGWNLGAEGNPQASGFQEQLACTSQQLSSCVMVK, from the exons ATGGTAGTAATGACCGAGAGCAGTACGGGCAGTCAGTTCAACGCTGCCCAGGGAAGGCCTCTTCAAGTCGGCTTCTACGAAATTATCCGCACGCTGGGTAAAGGAAACTTCGCCGTGGTTAAACTCGCGAGGCACAAAGTAACAAAAACACAG GTTGCCATTAAAATAATCGACAAGACACGACTTAACTCCTCCAATCTGGAGAAGATATACAGGGAGGTTCAAATCATGAAGCTACTGAATCATCCACACATCATTAAGCTTTATCAG GTCATGGAGACCAAAGACATGCTGTACATTGTAACAGAATATGCAAAACACGGAGAGATGTTTG ACTACCTGACGTCCCACGGGCGCATGAGCGAACCCGACGCACGCAGGAAGTTCTGGCAGATCCTGACGGCCGTGGACTACTGCCACCGCCACCACATTGTCCACCGTGACCTCAAGACAGAGAACCTGCTGCTGGACGCCAACATGAACATCAAACTGGCAG ACTTTGGCTTCGGGAACTTCTACAAGTCTGGAGAACCTCTGTCCACGTGGTGCGGCAGCCCCCCGTATGCAGCCCCCGAGGTGTTTGAAGGGAAAGAATACGAAGGTCCACAGCTGGACATCTGG agCCTGGGTGTGGTACTGTATGTGCTGGTATGCGGCTCCCTTCCTTTTGACGGAGACAGCCTGCCAACACTGAGGCAAAGAGTGACGGAGGGCCGCTTCAGAATCCCGTACTTCATGTCAGAAG ATTGTGAGAACCTGATCCGCAAAATGCTGGTGGTGGACCCGGCCAAACGCATCAGCGTGGCCCAGATCAAGCAGCATCGCTGGATGCTGGCAGACCCCACCGCCCCCCACCACGTGCTCTCACACTCGCTCGGTGACTACAACTCCAACCTGGGCGACTACAGCGAGCCTGTGCTGGGGATCATGCAGACGCTTGGCATCGACAGGCAGAGGACCGTGGAG TCTCTTCAGAGCAGCAGTTACAATCACTTCTCCGCCATCTACTACCTGCTGCTGGAACGCGTCAAGGAGCATCGCAACCAGCAGCTCAGCCGCCAGTGTGGAGCCCGGACGCAGAGAACCAGGGGCTTGTCCGACTCCTCCGGCCCGGAG GTGATCATGGAGTCAAGCGACTGCTTCCGGACAGCCTTCCCTGTCTCTGCTCCGATAAGCCCCTCGTTACCCTCACAGATGGACTGTGACCAGGGAGGTTTGTTTCAG CGGGTGGTGTGTCCAGTTGAAGCCAGTTTGAACGGGCTCCTATGGAACCGCTCTATTTCCCCCAACAGCTTGCTGGAGACCACCATCAGTGAGGAGGTGCGGCCCAGGGAcctggaagaggaggagggaatGCTGCAGGTCCCTCATTTGCCTAGCACCGCCTCCCGCCGACATACCCTCGCCGAAGTCTCCACCCGCTTCCATCAGTGCAACCCACCAT GTATCGTCATCAGCCCCTCTGATGGAGCTTCCTCTGACAGCTGCCTGAAGTCCTCCTCCAACGCGACCCCTACGCTCTCTGCTGCCGCAGCAGGAACCCTGTCCACACTTCTGTCCTCTGGGATGGAGCCCGGGGCCACAGGGCCTATGGAGGTTCCCCTCGCCCTCTCCTCTAACCGGCTCCTGCAGAACCAGAGCAGCCTGCACGCAGCAAATTTCCAGGAGGGCCGGCGATCCTCCGACACCTCCCTCacacaag GTCTGAAAGCTTTCCGTCAGCAACTGCGGAAGAACACGCGCACCAAAGGCCTTCTGGGCCTGAATAAGATCAAGGGTCTGGCAAGACAGGTGTGCCCCCCGATCTCGTGTCCCCGGGGCAGCAGGGGGTCCCTGGGGCCAACGCTGTGCCCCGCAACGGGACTACAAGGCCGTAGCATGCTGGAGGAGGTGCTGCATCAGCAGAG GTTGCTGCAGATCCAGCACCAGCCACAGCAGCAGATGGCGCTGTTCCTGTCTCAGCCCCACCAGctgtcctcctcccctccctccagcGGTGTCTTCTCCCAGGCTGTCCAGTTCCCCATGTCCTCGAGCCAGAGGCCTGGCCAGCCCCTGATCTCCGTGTGCCAGCAGGCCCCCGTGCCGCTCCAGCATGGCCTGTGGCAGCCGCAGCCTCTCGACATCTCGTCTTCTTCTtcgtcctcctcatcctcttccaTTTCAACGGTGGCCTCTGCAGCCCATCTGCTGGAGGCCAGACTGCACATTAGCCAGCAGCCTCATCTCCAGGTGCAACCTCAGACCCAGCACCCAGGTCTGGGCATCCAAACCCTCACCCAGGGCCACTTCTCACTCTTGCCCCATCAGGTTGGCTGGAACCTGGGAGCTGAGGGCAACCCCCAAGCCTCTGGGTTCCAGGAGCAGCTGGCTTGCACCAGCCAACAGCTCAGCAGCTGTGTGATGGTTAAATAA